A portion of the Mustela erminea isolate mMusErm1 chromosome 19, mMusErm1.Pri, whole genome shotgun sequence genome contains these proteins:
- the CMTM3 gene encoding CKLF-like MARVEL transmembrane domain-containing protein 3 — protein MWPPDQEPDPDPDPASARAGRSPSGAAMPGLRALLPARAFLCSLKGRLLLAESGLSFITFVCYVASSASAFLAAPLLEFLLALYFLFADAMQLNDKWQGLCWPMMDFLRCVTAALIYFAISITAVAKYSDGASKAAGVFGFFATIVFAIDFYLIFNDVAKFLKQGDSAEENTADKAEEENSDSDSD, from the exons atgtGGCCGCCAGACCAGGAGCCCgacccggacccggacccggCCTCGGCGCGCGCCGGCCGCTCTCCGTCCGGCGCGGCGATGCCGGGGCTCCGCGCCCTCCTGCCGGCGCGCGCCTTCCTCTGCTCGCTCAAAGGCCGCCTCCTGCTGGCCGAGTCG GGTCTCTCATTCATCACCTTTGTCTGCTATGTGGCGTCCTCTGCATCCGCCTTCCTCGCAGCGCCTCTGCTGGAGTTCCTGCTGGCCCTCTACTTCCTCTTTGCAGATGCGATGCAGCTGAATGACAAGTGGCAGGGCTTGTGCTGGCCCATGATG GACTTCCTGCGCTGTGTCACAGCCGCTCTCATCTACTTCGCCATCTCCATCACAGCTGTCGCCAAGTACTCGGACGGGGCTTCCAAAGCAGCTGGG GTGTTTGGCTTCTTTGCCACCATCGTGTTTGCAATCGACTTCTACTTGATCTTTAATGATGTGGCCAAATTCCTCAAACAAGGGGACTCAGCAGAAGAGAACACAGCTGATAAGGCAGAAG aAGAGAATTCCGACTCTGACTCTGACTGA